The proteins below are encoded in one region of Tomitella fengzijianii:
- a CDS encoding TetR/AcrR family transcriptional regulator, with amino-acid sequence MTGRPRDASIDDRVLQSTRELLAEVGWDELSVRTVAARAGVGRASINRRWSSKAELVLHAVLGAEPDLGPFEGTDMAGWVAWVVRGSHELFHRPDVRAAVPGLLTALRENEQLRTALWAGFSGPAAELYAQRTGPAQSHDAPSVTLRSHSGRTDADLDARALIAMAAGAALFTSTIATEDDSPELLERIAELLTAAVLPERQGPSTRAAAPNTDTTSPSRS; translated from the coding sequence GTGACGGGCCGGCCGCGGGACGCGTCGATCGACGACCGGGTGCTCCAGTCCACGCGTGAGCTCCTCGCGGAGGTGGGCTGGGACGAGTTGAGCGTCCGCACCGTCGCCGCGCGGGCGGGTGTGGGCCGCGCCAGCATCAACCGGCGCTGGTCGTCCAAGGCCGAGCTGGTGCTGCACGCGGTGCTGGGCGCCGAGCCGGACCTGGGCCCGTTCGAGGGCACCGACATGGCGGGCTGGGTCGCCTGGGTGGTGCGCGGCAGCCACGAGCTGTTCCACCGCCCCGACGTGCGGGCCGCGGTGCCGGGCCTGCTCACCGCCTTGCGCGAGAACGAGCAGCTGCGGACTGCTCTGTGGGCGGGGTTCAGCGGCCCCGCCGCCGAGCTCTACGCGCAACGCACCGGACCGGCGCAATCGCACGACGCGCCATCGGTCACCCTGCGATCGCACTCCGGCCGGACGGACGCAGACCTGGACGCGCGTGCGCTGATCGCCATGGCCGCAGGCGCGGCGCTGTTCACGAGCACCATCGCGACGGAGGATGATTCACCGGAGCTGCTCGAGCGCATCGCGGAACTGCTCACCGCCGCCGTGCTGCCGGAGCGTCAGGGCCCCTCCACGCGCGCCGCGGCGCCGAACACCGACACCACGTCGCCGTCCCGAAGCTGA
- a CDS encoding RNA-binding S4 domain-containing protein, whose translation MSEPDAPAVPIRDAAIRLGQFLKLANLLDSGAEAKQIIAEGEVTVNGQVETRRGRQLRDGDVVSVFGAAARVEGP comes from the coding sequence GTGAGTGAACCCGATGCACCCGCGGTACCCATCCGCGACGCCGCCATCCGGCTCGGCCAGTTCTTGAAGCTGGCGAACCTGCTGGACAGCGGAGCCGAAGCCAAGCAGATCATCGCCGAGGGCGAGGTGACGGTGAACGGCCAGGTGGAGACCCGGCGCGGCCGTCAGCTTCGGGACGGCGACGTGGTGTCGGTGTTCGGCGCCGCGGCGCGCGTGGAGGGGCCCTGA
- a CDS encoding SDR family oxidoreductase, translating to MTAAVPARAGTYAVTGAASGIGQATAELLRAHGHTVIGVDLHTTGHPDSEVIADLATAEGRSAAAAQVLDRAGGDLDGAVLAAGVGPVGGGGHPRLIAEVNYCGAVELLEQWRPALAAGRPGKAVVVSSNSTTTTPLVPARSVRALLAGDVEKSLRATRLFGPGRPAIVYAASKIALSRWVRRTAVLPLWAGEGIRLNAVAPGAVLTPLLQQQLDNPLEGKAVRKFPIPVGGFGEPGALARWACFMLTDAADFQCGSIVFVDGGTDALIRPDEWPRSVPARRLPGYLRTFLRGGPR from the coding sequence GTGACGGCGGCCGTACCGGCGCGGGCGGGCACCTACGCCGTCACCGGCGCCGCCTCGGGGATCGGGCAGGCGACGGCCGAACTGCTCCGCGCGCACGGGCACACCGTCATCGGGGTGGACCTGCACACCACGGGACACCCGGACTCCGAGGTGATCGCGGACCTCGCCACCGCCGAGGGCCGCAGCGCCGCGGCGGCCCAGGTCCTCGACCGCGCCGGCGGCGACCTCGACGGCGCCGTCCTCGCCGCGGGCGTCGGCCCCGTGGGCGGGGGCGGGCATCCCCGTCTGATCGCCGAGGTCAACTACTGCGGCGCGGTGGAGCTGCTCGAGCAATGGCGGCCCGCGCTCGCCGCCGGCCGCCCCGGCAAGGCCGTGGTCGTCTCCAGCAACTCCACGACGACGACGCCGCTGGTACCGGCACGCAGCGTGCGCGCGCTCCTGGCGGGCGACGTGGAGAAGTCCCTGCGCGCCACCCGCCTGTTCGGGCCCGGGCGCCCCGCCATCGTGTACGCCGCCTCGAAGATCGCGCTGAGCCGCTGGGTGCGCCGCACCGCGGTGCTGCCGCTGTGGGCGGGCGAGGGCATCCGCCTCAACGCGGTGGCCCCGGGGGCAGTGCTCACCCCGCTGCTGCAGCAGCAGCTCGACAATCCGCTCGAGGGCAAGGCGGTCCGGAAGTTCCCCATCCCCGTCGGCGGCTTCGGCGAGCCGGGCGCCCTCGCACGGTGGGCGTGCTTCATGCTCACCGACGCCGCAGACTTCCAGTGCGGCAGCATCGTCTTCGTCGACGGCGGCACCGACGCGCTGATCCGGCCCGATGAGTGGCCGCGCTCGGTTCCCGCGCGGCGCCTGCCCGGCTACCTGCGCACGTTCCTGCGGGGCGGGCCCCGGTGA